From Flavobacteriales bacterium, the proteins below share one genomic window:
- a CDS encoding isoaspartyl peptidase/L-asparaginase, whose protein sequence is MSTSTSLAIHGGAGTLLRSEMDAEKERVYLQALETALTCGNTILEKGGSALEAVEASVSSMEDSPLFNAGKGSVFTAEGDHEMDASVMEGRERMAGAVAGIRGIKNPIQLARQVMEQSEHVMLCGSGAEDFAKSIGMEFLPKDYFHDDFRFAQWRSVQGTDRVALDHDLDPDRKYGTVGAVAKDVHGNLAAATSTGGMTNKRYGRVGDSPIIGAGTYADNRTCAVSCTGSGEFFIREVTAFCVSALMEFKGLDLNEACKHVVHDRLKEIGGDGGLIAVDAEGAISMPFNTPGMYRASIRSGEEMYLGIFS, encoded by the coding sequence ATGTCAACAAGCACATCATTGGCTATTCATGGAGGAGCAGGTACCCTACTTCGCTCAGAGATGGATGCTGAAAAGGAACGCGTCTATCTGCAGGCACTAGAAACAGCACTCACCTGTGGGAACACCATTCTCGAAAAGGGAGGAAGCGCATTAGAGGCAGTCGAGGCCTCGGTGAGCAGTATGGAGGATAGCCCCTTATTCAATGCAGGAAAAGGTTCTGTCTTCACTGCCGAAGGGGACCATGAGATGGATGCCTCCGTCATGGAGGGTAGAGAACGCATGGCAGGAGCTGTAGCAGGTATTCGCGGCATCAAGAATCCCATCCAACTCGCCCGTCAGGTCATGGAGCAAAGTGAACATGTGATGCTTTGTGGAAGCGGTGCTGAAGATTTCGCCAAGAGCATAGGCATGGAGTTCTTACCGAAAGACTATTTCCATGACGATTTCAGATTCGCCCAGTGGCGTTCGGTGCAAGGGACGGACAGAGTTGCGCTGGATCATGACCTGGACCCCGATCGTAAATACGGCACTGTAGGAGCGGTGGCTAAAGATGTCCATGGAAACTTGGCTGCAGCCACCTCGACCGGTGGAATGACCAACAAACGATATGGGCGTGTAGGTGATAGCCCGATCATTGGCGCTGGAACCTATGCGGATAATCGGACCTGTGCAGTATCCTGCACCGGGAGTGGTGAGTTCTTCATCCGGGAGGTGACGGCCTTCTGCGTGTCAGCACTGATGGAATTCAAAGGCCTGGATTTGAACGAGGCCTGTAAGCATGTGGTACATGATCGATTGAAGGAAATCGGTGGTGATGGTGGCCTGATCGCTGTGGACGCTGAGGGTGCGATAAGTATGCCCTTCAACACCCCGGGTATGTACAGGGCATCGATCCGCTCAGGAGAAGAGATGTACTTGGGAATTTTCAGCTGA
- a CDS encoding cyanophycinase encodes MTGKEGVLIPIGGSEDRGDEENPRLPFKEKGVLKHVLSQANGVDSRVVVVTSASSIPDEVFAQYKFGFELLGCRDVKHWHITDKSQCEDEEVLADFSAAHVIFFSGGNQSKLPKRMGRTSLSKLLRRRYAKDSLVIAGTSAGAMAMSQEMIAGGSASEAFVKGAVRMRKGFGLIPELIIDTHFVRRGRFGRLAEAVARHPQCLGIGLAEDSGVVIREGREFRVIGSGMVIVMDPRTIQHNNHAILEEGDLMSMTGLTTHFLANGDRFFIDEHTVEVLPLNAEYI; translated from the coding sequence ATGACAGGTAAAGAGGGCGTTTTAATCCCTATTGGAGGATCAGAGGATCGTGGTGATGAGGAGAATCCTCGGCTACCCTTCAAAGAGAAAGGTGTTTTGAAACACGTGTTGAGTCAGGCCAACGGTGTAGACTCGAGGGTTGTTGTGGTGACTTCGGCCAGTAGTATACCGGATGAGGTCTTTGCACAATACAAGTTCGGATTCGAGTTACTGGGTTGCCGCGATGTGAAGCATTGGCATATCACTGACAAATCCCAATGTGAAGATGAAGAAGTGCTGGCAGATTTCTCAGCGGCCCATGTGATATTCTTTTCCGGTGGGAATCAATCGAAACTGCCCAAACGGATGGGTAGGACCAGCCTCTCGAAGCTCCTGAGAAGAAGATATGCAAAAGACTCTTTGGTGATTGCTGGTACAAGCGCTGGAGCAATGGCCATGTCACAGGAGATGATTGCCGGAGGTAGTGCCTCTGAAGCCTTTGTCAAAGGGGCTGTGCGTATGCGAAAAGGATTCGGCCTGATCCCGGAATTGATCATCGATACCCACTTCGTTCGTAGAGGCCGATTCGGTCGACTGGCCGAGGCGGTTGCCCGCCATCCTCAATGTTTGGGCATCGGACTGGCCGAGGATAGCGGTGTGGTCATACGTGAAGGCAGGGAGTTCAGGGTCATCGGTTCTGGGATGGTGATCGTCATGGATCCACGTACCATCCAGCATAATAACCACGCGATCTTAGAAGAAGGAGACCTTATGTCGATGACCGGACTGACGACCCATTTCTTGGCCAACGGTGATCGATTCTTCATCGATGAGCATACGGTAGAGGTTCTGCCTCTGAATGCAGAGTATATCTGA